The genomic segment ACGTGCGCAGCTGGTCACGCTGGGCTGAAGGAACTTAGCTGACGCCCATATAACGATCGGCGCGATGATTGATCGCCAGCACCAGATTCAACGCCACGGCGCCGAGCACCGACAGCGCGACCTTTTCCGGCGGCACGATGAACACGGCCGCGAGCACGATCAACGCATCGATGCCCATTTGAAAGGTGCCGGCGCGCAGGCCCATGCGCTCCTGCAGGAACAGCGCCAGGATGTTCACCCCACCGAGGCTGGCCTTGTGGCGGAACAACATCAGCAGCCCGACGCCCATGGCGAAGCCGCCGAACAGTGCGGCGTAGTAGATGTTCAACTCGGCGAAACGGATCCAACTCGGCGTCAGTTCAGCCAGCAGCGACACCAGCCCCACCGCAATGACAGTGCGCAGCGTGAAGCTCCAGCCCATGCGCCAGATCGCTAGGAGGTAGAACGGGATGTTCAGGGTGAAGAAAACCAGCCCGAAGGGCCAGCCGGCGAAGTACTTGAGCAGAAAGGCCAGC from the Stutzerimonas stutzeri genome contains:
- a CDS encoding YitT family protein, which produces MQDQRPGAAQAAAEHADAEPAERIAAIFVRHPLWEDALALLLGTAMVALGIAFYSHAGLLTGGTVGLAFLLKYFAGWPFGLVFFTLNIPFYLLAIWRMGWSFTLRTVIAVGLVSLLAELTPSWIRFAELNIYYAALFGGFAMGVGLLMLFRHKASLGGVNILALFLQERMGLRAGTFQMGIDALIVLAAVFIVPPEKVALSVLGAVALNLVLAINHRADRYMGVS